From Brevinematia bacterium, one genomic window encodes:
- the rpsQ gene encoding 30S ribosomal protein S17: MGRVIYKVGKVISDKMNKTRVVVYEYYKMHPLYKKFVKKRTKFYVHDENNESSVGDVVKIKFTRPLSKLKRWRLVEIIEKAQKTEDANV; encoded by the coding sequence ATGGGAAGAGTAATATACAAGGTCGGTAAAGTTATCAGTGACAAGATGAATAAAACGAGAGTGGTGGTTTACGAATACTATAAAATGCATCCATTGTATAAGAAGTTCGTGAAAAAAAGAACGAAGTTCTACGTTCATGATGAAAACAACGAAAGCTCTGTTGGAGATGTTGTTAAGATAAAGTTTACCAGACCCTTAAGCAAACTCAAAAGATGGAGATTAGTTGAAATAATAGAGAAAGCACAAAAAACTGAGGATGCAAATGTATAG